A portion of the Ardenticatenales bacterium genome contains these proteins:
- the aroH gene encoding chorismate mutase gives MYEQQVDGNHLVGQGIPTQPLVCRGVRGATVAAVNSKEAILAATRELLYVMIRANGIEPEAVASVYFTTTRDLNATYPALAARQLGWYDVALLCGHEMDVPDGLPACIRILLHWNTRQAQDEIVHVYLREAQSLRPDKQSLPPIPPEELAAAFNGTLDGIEVVR, from the coding sequence ATGTATGAGCAGCAAGTAGACGGAAACCATCTTGTCGGGCAAGGGATACCCACGCAGCCGTTGGTTTGTCGCGGGGTGCGCGGCGCCACGGTCGCGGCGGTGAACAGTAAGGAGGCGATCCTGGCGGCAACGCGAGAGCTGTTATACGTGATGATTCGGGCGAATGGCATTGAACCGGAGGCGGTCGCCAGTGTTTATTTCACGACGACGCGCGATCTAAATGCGACGTATCCGGCTCTGGCAGCACGGCAGCTTGGGTGGTATGATGTGGCCTTGTTGTGTGGACATGAAATGGACGTGCCGGATGGTTTGCCGGCATGTATTCGAATCCTGCTGCATTGGAACACACGGCAAGCGCAGGATGAGATCGTCCACGTCTACTTGCGCGAGGCGCAGTCGCTGCGCCCGGACAAGCAGTCGCTGCCGCCGATTCCGCCGGAGGAACTGGCGGCGGCGTTCAACGGCACGTTGGATGGGATAGAGGTGGTTCGATGA
- a CDS encoding ATP-binding protein, translating to MLIRFTAENFRSINEEIVLSLIPGRMQKHGDHVALTDQEIKVLRLALLYGPNASGKSNVVRAMDFARRLIVEGLPAKREIPVEPFLLDKGRPSQPSRFEFEFNAGIHTYAYGFVLDRQRVYEEWLYLVKLHDETPLFERKTDDNDVTHANFGNIATKDVDPQFLRYVARGTRPNQLLLTELIENNVGTFDPPYNWFRNRLQIVFPHSHARGIQLQVHKNQKYSQALAAFLREMHTGIEEVNTKQVDLESIDLPMEMLANNLDAGNNSYETANGASDSEERMVILDSSLGHRYLLARNDTGQIEAHALNTRRFIGDTPVDFELLNESDGTRRLFDLFPILYGAEDRVFVIDELERSLHPSLVRRFVDIFLESKTRNQLIVTTHESTLLDLELVRRDEIWFVEKSPSGASILYSLEDFKPRHDLDIRRGYLQGRFGAIPIFGSNLEPGHMEA from the coding sequence ATGCTGATTCGTTTCACGGCGGAGAATTTTCGTTCAATCAATGAGGAAATCGTGCTTTCACTAATCCCTGGGCGGATGCAAAAGCATGGTGATCACGTTGCCCTAACCGATCAAGAGATCAAGGTCTTGCGTCTGGCGCTGCTGTATGGCCCTAACGCTTCTGGCAAATCAAATGTGGTCCGGGCAATGGATTTTGCCCGTCGCCTGATCGTGGAAGGCTTACCCGCAAAGCGCGAAATTCCCGTCGAACCGTTCTTGCTGGATAAGGGGCGTCCTTCGCAACCATCTCGATTTGAGTTTGAGTTTAATGCCGGCATTCACACCTATGCTTACGGGTTTGTTTTAGACCGACAACGTGTTTATGAAGAATGGTTGTACCTGGTCAAACTACACGACGAGACGCCCCTCTTCGAGCGAAAAACGGACGATAACGACGTGACCCATGCCAACTTCGGGAATATCGCCACAAAAGACGTTGACCCGCAATTCCTTCGTTACGTCGCCCGCGGCACCAGACCAAATCAACTCCTGTTAACGGAATTAATTGAGAACAATGTGGGCACATTTGACCCCCCGTACAACTGGTTCCGCAACCGTCTGCAAATTGTGTTTCCTCACTCACATGCGCGCGGGATTCAACTCCAGGTACACAAGAATCAAAAATACAGTCAGGCGCTTGCGGCCTTTCTGCGGGAAATGCACACGGGAATTGAGGAAGTCAACACAAAGCAGGTGGATTTGGAGTCCATCGATCTCCCCATGGAAATGCTCGCGAACAACCTGGATGCCGGCAATAACAGCTATGAAACAGCAAATGGAGCCAGCGACAGTGAGGAACGCATGGTGATTCTGGACAGTTCCCTCGGGCATCGCTACCTGCTCGCCCGGAACGACACCGGTCAAATTGAAGCGCACGCGCTTAATACCCGGCGTTTTATCGGTGACACACCTGTTGACTTCGAATTACTGAATGAATCAGACGGAACGCGGCGATTATTTGATCTTTTTCCCATTCTCTACGGCGCCGAAGATCGCGTCTTCGTCATTGATGAGCTTGAGCGCAGTCTGCACCCCAGTCTAGTACGCCGCTTTGTGGACATTTTTCTGGAGAGCAAGACCCGCAATCAGTTAATTGTCACTACCCATGAATCCACGCTGCTGGACTTAGAGCTAGTGCGCCGCGATGAGATATGGTTTGTGGAAAAATCCCCTTCGGGGGCATCCATTCTCTATTCTCTGGAAGACTTTAAGCCCCGCCACGATCTTGATATTCGTAGAGGATACCTGCAAGGCCGGTTTGGCGCGATCCCCATCTTTGGCAGCAACCTCGAACCTGGACACATGGAGGCTTGA
- a CDS encoding PIN domain-containing protein, whose amino-acid sequence MAHKYLLDTHALVWFVEGNKRLSESAKAIIAATDSQMVLPLIALAEASLIIERGRTTISDMSKLLNRVYADTRIEIFPLTLDVFERSLTPEGLQMPELHDRFIVSTGLHLQDLGDTVEIITKDQAITDAGVLSVIW is encoded by the coding sequence ATGGCCCATAAGTATCTTCTTGATACCCATGCTTTGGTCTGGTTTGTAGAAGGCAACAAACGGCTGAGTGAGTCAGCCAAGGCAATTATCGCGGCAACTGACAGCCAAATGGTACTACCGCTCATCGCCCTGGCGGAAGCATCTCTGATCATTGAAAGAGGTAGAACAACCATATCAGACATGTCAAAGTTGCTAAACCGCGTCTATGCCGATACGCGCATCGAAATCTTCCCGCTTACATTGGATGTGTTTGAACGCAGTTTGACTCCCGAAGGTTTACAGATGCCTGAACTCCATGACCGATTTATCGTCAGTACAGGGCTTCATTTACAAGACTTGGGCGACACTGTTGAAATTATCACGAAAGATCAAGCGATTACTGACGCTGGTGTGCTATCAGTCATTTGGTGA
- the aroF gene encoding 3-deoxy-7-phosphoheptulonate synthase encodes MLVIMKVDAGMRDISAVIARVEDQGCKVHISEGKERTVLGIVENGHKIDRESLEQIPGVERVVPVTQPFKLASREFKADNTVFPIGDHTVGDQNLIVMAGPCSVESRAQIIETAIACKEAGAHVLRGGAFKPRSSPYAFQGLGEEGLRYLAEAREITGLPIITEVMEPSLVPLVCEYADVLQIGARNMQNYALLHAVGESQHPVLLKRGMSSLMEEWLMCAEYILSHGNTRVMLCERGIRTFEKYTRNTFDINAIPVVKHLSHLPVIADPSHATGKWEYVGAAARASVAAGADGVIIEVHPRPQEALSDGRQSLTPTDFARLVREMRAIAQAVGRTIE; translated from the coding sequence ATGCTCGTGATAATGAAAGTAGATGCCGGCATGCGTGACATTTCCGCCGTTATTGCCCGCGTCGAAGACCAGGGCTGCAAAGTCCACATCTCCGAAGGTAAAGAACGCACCGTCCTCGGCATCGTCGAAAACGGCCACAAAATCGACCGCGAATCCCTGGAACAAATTCCCGGCGTTGAGCGTGTCGTCCCCGTCACCCAACCCTTCAAGCTCGCCAGCCGGGAATTCAAAGCGGACAACACCGTCTTCCCCATTGGCGACCACACCGTCGGCGACCAAAACCTCATCGTCATGGCCGGACCCTGCTCCGTTGAAAGCCGCGCCCAGATCATCGAAACCGCCATCGCCTGCAAAGAAGCCGGCGCACACGTCCTCCGCGGTGGCGCCTTCAAACCACGCAGTTCCCCCTACGCCTTCCAGGGCCTGGGCGAAGAGGGCCTGCGCTACCTCGCCGAAGCGCGCGAAATCACCGGCCTGCCCATCATCACCGAAGTGATGGAACCATCCCTCGTCCCCCTCGTCTGCGAATACGCCGACGTCCTCCAAATCGGCGCCCGCAACATGCAAAACTACGCCCTGCTGCACGCCGTCGGCGAGTCGCAGCACCCCGTCCTCCTCAAACGCGGCATGAGCAGCCTCATGGAAGAGTGGCTCATGTGCGCCGAATACATCCTCAGCCACGGCAACACCCGCGTCATGCTCTGCGAACGCGGCATCCGCACCTTTGAAAAATACACGCGCAACACCTTCGACATCAACGCCATCCCCGTCGTCAAACATCTCTCCCATCTCCCCGTCATCGCCGACCCCAGCCACGCCACCGGCAAATGGGAATACGTCGGCGCGGCAGCCCGAGCCAGCGTCGCCGCCGGTGCCGACGGTGTAATCATCGAGGTCCACCCCCGCCCGCAAGAGGCCCTCTCCGATGGGCGGCAATCGCTCACCCCCACAGACTTCGCCCGCCTGGTACGCGAAATGCGCGCCATCGCCCAGGCCGTCGGGCGCACCATTGAGTGA
- a CDS encoding GAF domain-containing sensor histidine kinase yields the protein MRTGMLDTLEKRNQELTILNQIAEALNRTVNLDEAVQTALAQVVQLLDLHTGWVWLLHEETGESYLAAALNLPPVLASQPERMEGHCYCLNSYRDGDLAGAANVNVIECSRLSGLVDGTEGLRYHASIPLYAHGRKLGVLNVASTDWRELEPDDLRLLYTVGDLLGIAVERARLFARSTQVGAVEERNRLAREIHDTLAQGMAAVVLYLESAEALLDAGNLPRGQQVIHQALKLTRANLEEARRSVLDLRAAPLEGRNLVEALQLLAQTYRQRWRLPVTLTVIGGGHPLPARIEVGVYRMAQEALTNVLRHAQATQADVELTITPAQVTLAVQDDGRGFDPEQVEAGRFGLQGLHERARLLGGRLTIASKPGAGTRLRVTLPRQEAA from the coding sequence ATGAGAACAGGGATGTTGGATACGTTGGAGAAGCGGAACCAGGAGTTGACGATCCTGAACCAGATTGCGGAGGCGCTGAATCGCACGGTTAATCTGGATGAGGCGGTGCAGACGGCGCTGGCGCAGGTGGTGCAACTGCTGGATTTGCACACGGGCTGGGTGTGGCTACTGCACGAGGAGACGGGCGAGAGTTATCTGGCGGCGGCGCTGAATTTGCCGCCTGTACTGGCGAGTCAGCCCGAACGGATGGAAGGCCACTGCTACTGCCTCAATTCGTATCGGGATGGCGATCTGGCGGGGGCGGCGAATGTGAATGTGATTGAGTGTTCGCGGTTGTCGGGGCTGGTGGATGGCACGGAAGGGCTGCGGTATCATGCCAGCATTCCGCTGTATGCGCATGGGCGGAAGTTGGGGGTGCTGAACGTGGCGAGTACGGATTGGCGGGAGTTGGAGCCGGATGATTTGCGCCTGCTGTATACGGTGGGGGATTTGTTGGGTATTGCGGTGGAGCGGGCGCGGTTGTTTGCGCGCAGTACCCAGGTGGGGGCGGTGGAGGAGCGGAACCGGCTGGCGCGGGAGATTCATGATACGCTGGCGCAGGGGATGGCGGCGGTGGTGTTGTATTTGGAGTCGGCGGAGGCTTTGTTGGATGCCGGCAATTTACCCCGCGGCCAACAAGTTATTCACCAGGCCCTCAAACTCACCCGCGCCAATTTGGAAGAAGCGCGTCGCTCCGTGTTGGACCTGCGCGCCGCCCCTTTGGAAGGGCGCAACCTGGTGGAGGCGCTGCAACTGCTGGCGCAAACCTACCGGCAGCGGTGGCGGCTGCCCGTCACCTTGACCGTCATTGGCGGCGGACATCCTCTACCCGCGCGCATAGAAGTGGGCGTTTATCGCATGGCGCAGGAAGCCTTGACGAACGTGCTGCGCCACGCTCAGGCCACGCAAGCCGATGTAGAATTGACCATCACGCCCGCGCAGGTCACGCTGGCGGTGCAAGACGATGGGCGCGGGTTTGATCCCGAGCAGGTGGAAGCGGGGCGTTTTGGGCTGCAAGGGCTGCATGAGCGGGCGCGGCTGCTGGGGGGCCGTCTGACTATTGCGAGCAAGCCGGGCGCGGGGACGCGGCTGCGGGTGACGCTGCCGCGGCAGGAGGCGGCATGA
- a CDS encoding RloB domain-containing protein, producing the protein MCKNPVFGLFSVESKVHVEILTREETASSPRHILDQINQWMAQYQIGENDEFWLVIDVDRWKDAKLSRIAQECVQKSIRLGISNPAIELWFLLHLTAPDFDAKTRQAFLENGKRSGRTRLDRAIIEIAGSYNKSNLKADDYLPYVTEAIQRARLLDVNPEDRWPQQLGTRVYLLAQSIIDSASYGHK; encoded by the coding sequence ATGTGTAAAAACCCGGTTTTTGGCCTTTTTTCAGTAGAGTCAAAGGTACACGTTGAGATTCTAACTCGTGAAGAGACAGCTTCTTCCCCGCGGCACATCTTAGACCAGATAAACCAATGGATGGCCCAATACCAGATAGGTGAGAATGACGAGTTTTGGCTGGTTATTGACGTAGATCGGTGGAAGGACGCGAAATTAAGTCGGATTGCGCAGGAATGTGTTCAGAAGTCTATCCGGCTGGGTATTAGCAATCCGGCCATAGAACTGTGGTTCCTGCTGCATTTGACAGCGCCGGACTTCGACGCCAAGACACGTCAGGCGTTTCTTGAAAATGGCAAAAGATCAGGACGAACTCGTTTAGACCGCGCAATCATTGAAATTGCCGGCAGCTACAACAAAAGCAATCTCAAAGCAGATGATTACCTCCCATACGTGACTGAGGCAATACAACGAGCCAGACTTCTAGACGTCAATCCAGAAGATCGCTGGCCTCAGCAATTAGGGACCAGAGTCTATCTGCTCGCCCAATCAATTATTGATTCGGCGTCATACGGGCATAAGTGA
- a CDS encoding AI-2E family transporter, which translates to MKQYTWSRPTRLTMLALLIALGIWFAYYARDLISALLLGALIAFILNPFLLRIEQRTRWPRSLTVPLVFLLFLIVFVGGAILLAPYLLRELNDLALELQNIQARLENTLADRTFSFLFLELRPRDVVEMLRGSTSDLLQPDRAFRFMQGASTNLAWITVILVSAFYLLRDWSRLRDWMIGLAPAAAQGDVWRLYEDVRGVWRGYLRGQLLLMLVIGALTALGGAVAGLRGALALGIVAGALDVIPSVGPILAMGVGVGIAWFEGSSYLSVSPAVFALIIAGIFILIQAAENIWLRPIIMKYALQLHPGIVIIGVLSSLVLAGILITLIIVPLMGTSMILGRYLHARLLGLPPWPDTDEEEGSALTTA; encoded by the coding sequence ATGAAACAATACACCTGGTCACGACCAACCCGCCTGACGATGCTGGCCCTGCTCATTGCCCTGGGGATCTGGTTCGCCTACTACGCCCGCGACCTCATCTCCGCGCTGCTGTTGGGCGCGCTGATCGCCTTCATCCTCAACCCATTCTTGCTGCGCATTGAGCAGCGCACACGCTGGCCGCGCAGCCTCACCGTGCCCCTGGTCTTCCTCCTCTTCCTCATCGTCTTCGTGGGTGGCGCTATCTTGCTGGCTCCCTACCTGCTGCGCGAGCTAAACGATCTGGCCCTGGAACTGCAAAACATCCAGGCGCGCCTGGAAAACACGCTGGCGGACCGCACCTTTTCCTTCCTCTTCCTGGAGCTGCGCCCGCGCGATGTGGTGGAAATGCTGCGCGGCAGCACCAGCGATCTGCTACAGCCGGACCGGGCGTTTCGCTTCATGCAGGGGGCCAGCACCAATCTGGCCTGGATTACCGTTATCCTGGTGAGCGCGTTTTATTTGCTGCGGGACTGGTCCCGGCTGCGCGATTGGATGATCGGGCTGGCTCCGGCGGCGGCGCAAGGGGACGTGTGGCGCTTGTATGAGGATGTGCGCGGGGTGTGGCGCGGCTATCTGCGCGGCCAGCTTCTGTTGATGCTGGTCATCGGCGCGCTGACGGCGTTGGGGGGGGCGGTCGCCGGGCTGCGGGGGGCGCTGGCGTTGGGGATTGTGGCCGGGGCGCTGGATGTGATTCCTTCGGTGGGGCCGATCCTGGCGATGGGCGTGGGCGTGGGTATTGCCTGGTTTGAGGGTTCGAGTTATTTGTCTGTGTCGCCGGCGGTGTTTGCGCTGATCATTGCCGGCATTTTCATCCTCATCCAGGCCGCCGAAAACATCTGGCTGCGTCCCATCATCATGAAATACGCGCTGCAACTGCACCCCGGCATCGTCATCATCGGCGTCCTCAGCTCCCTGGTACTTGCCGGCATTCTCATCACCCTGATCATCGTCCCCCTCATGGGCACAAGCATGATCCTGGGGCGTTACCTGCACGCCCGCCTATTGGGGCTGCCCCCCTGGCCGGACACGGACGAAGAGGAGGGATCCGCCCTCACGACAGCGTGA
- a CDS encoding xylose isomerase, with protein sequence MYEPKSEHKFTFGLWTVGNVGRDPFGSPVREAKSAVELVHLLAEVGAWGVNLHDNDLVPIDATPAERAGIVREFRQALAQTGIVVPMATTNLFGDPAFRDGAFTSNDPRVRAYALQKTMQAIDLGVELGAKVYVFWGGREGTETDVGKNPLEASKWFREALNFLTDYTLDQGYDLKFALEAKPNEPRGDIYLPTTGAMLAFIETLDHPEMVGVNPEVAHEHMAGLNFLHHVAQAWEMGKLFHIDLNDQAFGRYDQDFRFGSVNLKSAFFLVKFLEDVGYAGSRHFDAHAYRPADYDDVKAFARGCMRTYLILKHKAEQFNQDEEIQGLLAQITADDGAMAPYSGPYTPTKAATLKAHSFDRLALGQRGQPYERLDQLLIELLLGVR encoded by the coding sequence ATGTACGAACCAAAATCTGAGCATAAGTTCACGTTTGGCTTGTGGACAGTGGGCAACGTGGGGCGCGACCCATTTGGCAGCCCCGTGCGGGAAGCCAAATCGGCGGTGGAGCTGGTACATCTGTTAGCGGAAGTGGGGGCCTGGGGGGTCAATCTGCACGATAACGACCTGGTGCCGATTGACGCCACGCCGGCGGAGCGTGCCGGCATTGTGCGCGAGTTCCGGCAGGCGTTGGCGCAAACGGGCATAGTCGTCCCCATGGCCACGACAAACCTGTTCGGCGACCCCGCCTTTCGTGACGGAGCCTTTACGAGCAACGATCCGCGGGTGCGGGCATACGCGCTGCAAAAGACGATGCAGGCAATTGACCTGGGCGTGGAACTGGGGGCGAAAGTGTATGTGTTCTGGGGCGGGCGCGAAGGGACGGAGACGGACGTGGGCAAGAACCCATTAGAGGCGTCCAAATGGTTCCGCGAGGCCCTCAATTTCCTCACCGACTACACCCTGGACCAGGGGTATGATCTGAAGTTTGCTCTGGAAGCCAAGCCCAACGAACCCCGTGGCGACATCTATCTGCCTACGACCGGCGCGATGCTGGCCTTCATTGAAACGCTGGACCACCCGGAAATGGTGGGGGTCAATCCCGAAGTCGCCCACGAACACATGGCCGGTCTCAATTTCTTGCATCATGTGGCGCAGGCGTGGGAAATGGGCAAGCTGTTCCACATCGATCTCAATGATCAGGCGTTTGGTCGCTATGATCAGGATTTCCGCTTTGGCTCCGTCAACCTGAAGAGCGCCTTCTTTTTGGTGAAGTTTCTGGAGGATGTGGGATATGCCGGCAGTCGCCATTTCGATGCCCACGCCTACCGCCCCGCCGACTACGACGACGTGAAAGCATTTGCCCGCGGCTGTATGCGCACGTACCTCATCCTGAAACACAAAGCGGAGCAGTTCAACCAGGACGAGGAAATCCAGGGACTCCTGGCGCAAATCACGGCGGACGATGGCGCGATGGCCCCCTACAGCGGCCCCTACACCCCCACCAAAGCCGCCACCCTCAAAGCACACTCATTTGATCGCCTTGCCCTGGGGCAGCGCGGCCAACCCTACGAACGGCTGGACCAACTGCTGATAGAACTCCTGCTAGGCGTCAGGTAG
- a CDS encoding response regulator transcription factor — MNEQGDGVTIRIVVADDHPVVRDGLVAVLSTQPDFVVVGEADNGEEALALLATRQPDVLLLDLEMPALDGVGVLRQMQQRGLAHIPAIVFTAFDTDERIWQAVQAGAQGYLLKGTRREELFKAIRIVWAGGSLLQPVVASKLLQQMRGVQEEVDMAETLTPREMEVLQLLARGLQNKEIAAALVISERTVKFHVSSILGKLDAGNRTEAVAVAAQKGLITLS, encoded by the coding sequence ATGAACGAACAAGGAGATGGCGTGACGATTCGGATTGTGGTGGCGGATGACCATCCCGTGGTGCGGGATGGGTTGGTGGCGGTGCTGAGCACGCAGCCCGATTTTGTGGTGGTGGGCGAGGCGGACAACGGCGAGGAGGCGCTGGCGCTGCTGGCGACACGGCAGCCTGACGTTCTCTTGTTGGACCTGGAAATGCCGGCACTCGATGGCGTGGGCGTGCTGCGACAGATGCAACAGCGCGGATTGGCGCACATTCCGGCCATCGTGTTCACGGCATTTGACACGGACGAGCGTATCTGGCAGGCCGTGCAGGCGGGGGCACAGGGATATTTGCTCAAGGGGACGCGGCGGGAGGAGTTGTTCAAAGCGATTCGGATTGTATGGGCGGGGGGATCGCTGCTGCAGCCGGTGGTCGCCTCGAAGTTGTTGCAGCAGATGCGCGGCGTTCAGGAGGAGGTGGATATGGCGGAAACCTTAACACCGCGAGAAATGGAGGTGCTGCAACTGCTGGCGCGGGGGTTGCAGAACAAGGAGATTGCCGCGGCGCTGGTGATCAGTGAGCGCACGGTGAAATTTCATGTGAGTTCGATTTTGGGGAAGCTGGATGCCGGCAATCGCACCGAAGCCGTGGCCGTAGCCGCGCAAAAGGGTCTCATCACGCTGTCGTGA
- a CDS encoding GAF domain-containing sensor histidine kinase: MVLSELLQLAPAMSAGIYTILLLAILLRQGIAPRPRRRLLAFLLALIAWQLLRFLWPPDGHPPNFSHIALLASLLFLALLTAAFLEWSDRGWLPVGVGFIVGILLIELARPRAILPAPPWLHPRLSLGGVGGLLLWAGVSLPLLARTWHTYRHTRLPWHANRLLFWLLMLWTMAGGELLLFLNPPPAQWTGQLFCLLAALGLAYAVATHRVFDVRHRLRLSISLAVTTVLIGLPAAGIFRGIVSRQPPLPPLTVAFSILLLAVASFALFQPLRRLLERLFYRYLPSQRFDTRAAVRAYSQAIARVLDVEQLSHVIIGQISERLGINRGALMLLSPTETGYELEPVPALGRLPRQTFRLPAASPFLQLLLRQRYPLLQYELDFNPAFHGLTRAEREWLAEQAMDVYVPVIIEGTSEAPRLEALIALGPKSSGLTFRPIEIELMQLLADQTGVALQNARLYRELGQQNEIVRQLNEDLVRRNERLGILDKVKSDFITIASHELRTPLTQVKGYADILAAMNKADALSREQTQEIVGHVNRAIHQLEKVISAMLDASQIDVQEMRLSFMGTGMETIVRLAVDPLRPALHERRLTLAQQGLDQLPQIQADFKRLVQAFQNVISNAIKYTPDGGIITIRGTLAPSAPDLGDFVEIVVADTGIGIDAQYHELIFEKFFRIGDPKLHSSGNTKFKGAGPGLGLPIARGVIEAHGGRVWVESGGCDEALLPGTEVHIVLPVTPPAARVSPPGDRPAWLVG; encoded by the coding sequence ATGGTATTGTCAGAATTGCTGCAACTGGCGCCGGCGATGAGTGCCGGCATTTACACCATCCTCCTCCTGGCCATCCTCCTGCGCCAGGGCATTGCCCCGCGCCCGCGTCGCCGACTGCTCGCCTTCCTCCTGGCCCTCATTGCCTGGCAACTACTCCGTTTCCTCTGGCCCCCTGACGGCCATCCCCCCAACTTCTCGCACATCGCCCTGCTGGCCTCGCTCCTCTTTCTGGCCCTGCTCACCGCCGCCTTTCTGGAATGGTCCGACCGTGGTTGGTTGCCCGTGGGCGTGGGGTTCATTGTTGGCATTCTCCTCATCGAACTCGCCCGCCCCCGCGCCATCCTCCCCGCGCCCCCCTGGCTGCACCCGCGCCTCTCCCTGGGTGGCGTCGGCGGCCTCCTCCTGTGGGCGGGCGTCTCACTGCCCCTGCTGGCGCGCACCTGGCACACCTACCGCCACACCCGCCTCCCCTGGCACGCCAACCGCCTCCTCTTCTGGCTCCTCATGCTGTGGACCATGGCGGGCGGCGAACTGCTGCTGTTCCTCAACCCGCCGCCGGCACAGTGGACGGGGCAGTTGTTCTGCCTCTTGGCGGCCCTGGGGCTGGCTTACGCCGTCGCCACGCACCGGGTCTTTGACGTGCGTCATCGGCTGCGATTGAGCATCAGCCTGGCAGTGACGACAGTGTTGATTGGTTTGCCGGCTGCCGGCATTTTCCGCGGCATCGTCAGTCGTCAACCACCCCTGCCCCCCCTCACCGTCGCCTTCAGCATCCTCCTCCTGGCCGTCGCCAGCTTCGCCCTCTTCCAGCCCCTGCGCCGCCTCCTCGAACGCCTCTTCTACCGCTACCTCCCCAGCCAGCGATTCGACACCCGCGCCGCCGTGCGCGCCTACAGCCAGGCTATCGCCCGTGTCCTCGATGTCGAACAACTCTCCCACGTCATCATCGGCCAGATAAGCGAACGCCTGGGCATCAATCGCGGCGCGCTCATGCTGCTCTCCCCCACGGAAACCGGGTACGAACTCGAACCCGTTCCCGCATTAGGCCGCCTGCCCCGCCAGACCTTTCGCCTGCCCGCCGCCAGCCCCTTCTTGCAGCTTCTCCTGCGGCAGCGTTACCCCCTGCTGCAATATGAGCTAGACTTCAACCCCGCCTTCCACGGCCTCACCCGCGCCGAACGGGAGTGGCTGGCGGAACAGGCCATGGACGTGTACGTTCCCGTCATCATTGAGGGAACCTCGGAAGCACCGCGCCTGGAAGCCCTCATTGCCCTCGGTCCCAAATCCTCCGGCCTCACCTTTCGCCCCATTGAGATTGAATTGATGCAACTCCTTGCCGACCAGACGGGCGTCGCCCTGCAAAATGCCCGCCTCTATCGGGAACTGGGGCAGCAAAATGAGATAGTGCGCCAACTCAACGAGGACCTGGTGCGGCGAAACGAGCGGCTGGGCATTCTGGATAAAGTCAAGTCAGACTTCATCACCATCGCTTCGCATGAACTGCGCACGCCGCTGACGCAGGTAAAGGGGTACGCGGATATTCTGGCAGCCATGAACAAGGCGGACGCCCTCAGTCGTGAGCAAACGCAGGAAATCGTGGGGCACGTCAATCGCGCCATTCACCAGTTGGAGAAAGTCATTTCCGCCATGTTGGACGCCAGCCAGATTGACGTGCAGGAGATGCGGCTCTCCTTCATGGGCACGGGCATGGAAACGATTGTGCGCCTGGCGGTGGACCCGCTGCGCCCGGCGCTGCACGAGCGCCGCCTGACGCTGGCGCAGCAGGGATTGGACCAGCTTCCACAGATTCAGGCGGATTTCAAGCGGCTGGTGCAGGCGTTCCAAAACGTCATCAGCAATGCCATCAAGTACACGCCGGATGGCGGTATCATTACGATTCGCGGCACGTTGGCGCCGAGCGCGCCCGACCTGGGCGATTTTGTGGAGATTGTGGTGGCTGATACGGGCATTGGCATTGACGCGCAATACCACGAGTTGATTTTTGAGAAGTTCTTTCGTATTGGCGATCCCAAGTTGCACTCAAGTGGCAATACGAAGTTCAAAGGAGCCGGGCCGGGTTTGGGGCTGCCCATTGCCCGCGGCGTCATTGAAGCGCACGGCGGGCGCGTTTGGGTGGAATCTGGTGGCTGCGATGAGGCGCTGCTGCCGGGGACGGAGGTGCATATTGTTTTGCCGGTGACGCCGCCGGCGGCGCGGGTTTCGCCTCCCGGTGATCGTCCTGCCTGGCTTGTGGGGTGA